One Setaria italica strain Yugu1 chromosome II, Setaria_italica_v2.0, whole genome shotgun sequence DNA segment encodes these proteins:
- the LOC101766999 gene encoding aspartyl protease AED3, producing MGVRMLCGVALSVLLVLAAGASASHPSHSSCPATPPDAGGTLQVSHAFGPCSPLGPSAAAPSWAGFLADQAARDASRLLYLDSLAVRGRAYAPIASGRQLLQTPTYVVRARLGTPPQPLLLAVDTSNDAAWIPCAGCAGCPTSTPFNPAASASYRPVPCGSALCAQAPNAACPLDSKACGFSLTYADSSLVAALSQDSLAVANDVVKAYTFGCLQRATGTAAPPQGLLGLGRGPLSFLSQTKDIYGATFSYCLPSFKSMNFSGTLRLGRNGQPQRIKTTPLLANPHRSSLYYVNMTGIRVGRKVVPIPAAALAFDPATGAGTVLDSGTMFTRLVAPAYAAVRDEVRRRVGAPVSSLGGFDTCFNDPAVKWPAVTLLFDGMQVTLPEENVVIHSTYGTTSCLAMAAAPDGVNTVLNVIASMQQQNHRVLFDVPNGRVGFARERCTAA from the coding sequence ATGGGTGTGAGGATGCTCTGCGGCGTCGCGCTGTcggtgctgctggtcctcgcgGCCGGCGCGTCGGCGTCGCACCCATCGCACTCGTCGtgcccggcgacgccgccggacGCGGGGGGCACGCTGCAGGTGTCGCACGCGTTCGGGCCGTGCTCGCCGCTGGggccctcggcggcggcgccgtcgtgggCGGGGTTCCTGGCGGACCAAGCGGCGCGGGACGCGTCACGGCTGCTGTACCTGGACTCGCTGGCCGTCCGTGGGCGCGCGTACGCGCCCATCGCGTCTGGGCGGCAGCTGCTGCAGACGCCGACGTACGTGGTGCGCGCCCgcctcggcacgccgccgcagccgctccTGCTCGCCGTCGACACCAGCAACGACGCCGCGTGGATCCCCTGCGCCGGCTGCGCGGGCTGCCCCACCTCCACGCCCTTCaacccggccgcctccgcctcgtacCGCCCGGTGCCCTGCGGCTCGGCGCTGTGCGCGCAGGCGCCCAACGCGGCGTGCCCGCTCGACAGCAAGGCCTGCGGGTTCAGCCTCACCTACGCGGACTCCTCGCTGGTGGCGGCGCTGTCCCAGGactccctcgccgtcgccaacgACGTCGTCAAGGCCTACACCTTCGGCTGCCTGCAGCGGGCTACCggcacggccgcgccgccgcagggcCTCCTCGGGCTCGGCCGCGGGCCGCTGTCCTTCCTGTCCCAGACCAAGGACATTTACGGCGCCACCTTCTCGTACTGCCTCCCGAGCTTCAAGTCGATGAACTTCTCCGGGACGCTGAGGCTCGGGCGCAACGGCCAGCCGCAGCGCATCAAGACGACGCCGCTGCTGGCGAACCCGCACCGGTCATCGCTCTACTACGTGAACATGACCGGCATCCGCGTGGGGAGGAAGGTGGTGcccatcccggcggcggcgctggcgttcgacccggcgacgggcgcgggcaCCGTGCTGGACTCCGGCACGATGTTCACCCGGCTGGTGGCGCCGGCGTACGCGGCCGTGCGCGACGAGGTCCGGCGCCGCGTGGGCGCGCCGGTGTCGTCGCTGGGCGGGTTCGACACGTGCTTCAACGACCCCGCGGTGAAGTGGCCGGCCGTGACGCTGCTGTTCGACGGGATGCAGGTGACGCTGCCGGAGGAGAACGTGGTGATCCACAGCACGTACGGGACCACCAGCTGcctggcgatggcggcggcgcccgacgGCGTCAACACCGTGCTCAACGTCATCGCCAGCATGCAGCAGCAGAACCACCGCGTCCTCTTCGACGTGCCCAACGGACGCGTCGGCTTCGCGCGCGAGCGCTGCACCGCCGCCTAG
- the LOC101767396 gene encoding phosphatidylinositol 4-phosphate 5-kinase 6 → MHEHTRVKAWEGAVRKVQHPQPVGRRRVSPMSAADDSETASSSASSSSAGGDDVEHAHGYVERGLPNSDFYTGQWRGGAPHGAGKYLWTDGCMYEGEWRHGKATGRGKFSWPSGATYEGEFKDGFMDGSGTYTGAAGDTYRGSWSMNLKHGNGTKSYANGDQYDGEWRAGLQDGTGRYTWRNGTEYTGQWRAGLIHGRGALVWSNGNRYDGGWEDGCPRGQGTFRWADGSVYVGYWTRDSPTGIVQQKGVYYPSPAASSPTARDPRDVFARDLPAFMGTSSNSASPRKSRTSSGNRMTNGRASSVSGLSNSSGGDRKYDKICIWESDGDITCDIVDGPALGDEVVAARRSVRTDDGGDDRGLPPSSPAPHITQWVPPREAKRQGETIAKGHKHYELMLNLQLGIRHAVGKQGPIVLDLKSSAFDPKEKVWTKFPPEGSKYTPPHNSCDFRWKDYCPQVFRTLRKLFKVDAADYMLSLCGNEALRELSSPGKSGSFFYLTNDDRYMIKTMKKSEVKMLLKMLPAYYNHVRAFENTLVTKFFGLHCVKLAGANQKKVRFVIMGNLFCSEYPIHRRFDLKGSSLGRTTDKPQTEIDQYTTLKDLDLNFIFRLKKQWFQEFQRQVDRDCEFLEQEKIMDYSLLVGVHFRDNREKLLSEGSIDYDINNILTPCLSRGNTGQLLADPNRCPKIKLGANMPSRAELTARKSDCELQLIGEPTGEYYDVILYFGIIDILQDYDISKKLEHAYKSFQYDATSISAVDPRQYSRRFRDFIYKAFQEDG, encoded by the exons ATGCACGAGCACACCCGCGTCAAGGCGTGGGAGGGGGCCGTGCGCAAGGTGCAGCATCCGCAGCCCGTGGGCCGGCGCCGGGTGTCCCCGATGTCGGCCGCGGACGACTCCGAGACGGCGTCCTCCTCggcgtcgtcctcgtcggccggcggcgacgacgtcgAGCACGCGCACGGGTACGTGGAGCGCGGCCTCCCCAACAGCGACTTCTACACGGGGCagtggcgcggcggcgcgccgcacGGGGCGGGGAAGTACCTGTGGACGGACGGGTGCATGTACGAGGGGGAGTGGCGGCACGGCAAGGCCACCGGCCGGGGCAAGTTCTCGTGGCCGTCGGGCGCCACCTACGAGGGCGAGTTCAAGGACGGTTTCATGGACGGCTCCGGCACCTacaccggcgccgccggggacaCCTACCGGGGGTCCTGGTCCATGAACCTCAAGCACGGCAACGGCACCAAGAGCTACGCCAACGGCGACCAGTACGACGGCGAGTGGCGCGCCGGGCTGCAGGACGGCACCGGCCGCTACACCTGGCGGAACGGCACCGAGTACACGGGGCAGTGGCGCGCGGGGCTCAtccacggccgcggcgcgcTCGTCTGGTCCAACGGCAACCGCTACGACGGCGGGTGGGAGGACGGCTGCCCGCGCGGCCAGGGAACCTTCCGCTGGGCCGACGGCAGCGTCTACGTCGGCTACTGGACGCGCGACAGCCCCACCGGCATTGTCCAGCAGAAGGGAGTCTACTACCCGTCCCCGGCGGCGTCCTCCCCGACGGCGCGCGATCCACGCGACGTGTTCGCGAGGGACCTGCCGGCCTTCATGGGCACCAGCTCCAACTCGGCGTCGCCGCGCAAGTCACGGACATCGTCGGGGAACAGGATGACCAACGGGCGGGCGAGCTCGGTGTCCGGGCTGAGCAACAGCTCCGGCGGCGACAGGAAGTACGACAAGATTTGCATTTGGGAGTCTGACGGCGACATCACTTGCGACATTGTGGATGGGCCTGCCTTGGGGGACGAGGTGGtggccgcgcggaggagcgtGAGGACGGACGACGGTGGTGACGACCGGGGGCTGCCAccgtcctcgccggcgccgcacaTCACCCAGTGGGTGCCTCCGCGGGAGGCGAAGCGGCAAGGGGAGACCATCGCCAAGGGTCACAAGCACTACGAGCTCATGCTAAACTTGCAGCTCGGGATCAG GCACGCAGTGGGGAAGCAAGGCCCAATTGTGCTTGATCTGAAATCGTCGGCTTTTGACCCAAAGGAAAAAGTATGGACAAAGTTCCCTCCTGAAGGCTCAAAATACACACCTCCACACAATTCTTGTGACTTCAGATGGAAGGATTACTGCCCACAGGTGTTCCG GACATTGCGCAAGCTGTTCAAGGTGGATGCTGCTGACTATATGTTATCCCTATGTGGAAATGAGGCTCTCCGGGAGCTTTCATCTCCCGGTAAGAGTGGAAGCTTTTTCTACCTAACAAACGATGATCGGTACATGATAAAAACGATGAAGAAATCTGAAGTGAAG ATGCTTCTGAAGATGCTCCCAGCTTATTACAATCATGTCCGGGCATTTGAGAATACTCTAGTAACCAAATTTTTTGGTCTACATTGTGTcaagttagctggagcaaatcAGAAGAAG GTCCGTTTTGTCATAATGGGAAATCTATTCTGCTCAGAATATCCTATTCATAGGCGTTTTGATCTGAAAGGCTCATCTCTTGGCCGCACAACTGATAAGCCACAGACAGAGATAGATCAGTATACAACTCTGAAAGACCTGGATCTGAACTTCATCTTTAGATTGAAGAAGCAATGGTTTCAAGAGTTCCAAAG GCAAGTAGACAGAGATTGTGAATTCCTTGAACAGGAGAAAATTATGGACTACAGTCTTCTGGTTGGCGTACATTTCAGAGATAACAGAGAGAAACTTCTGTCTGAAG GTTCCATTGACTATGATATCAACAACATACTGACACCTTGTCTTTCAAGAGGAAATACGGGTCAGCTTCTTGCTGATCCAAACAG GTGTCCTAAAATCAAACTGGGGGCAAACATGCCTTCAAGAGCTGAACTCACAGCTCGGAAGAGTGATTGTGAACTGCAGCTAATTGGAGAGCCAACTGGAGAGTACTACGATGTTATATTGTATTTTGGAATCATAGACATACTTCAAGATTACGATATCAGCAAGAAGCTCGAGCATGCATATAAGTCTTTCCAGTATGACGCAACTTCGATATCAGCAGTGGACCCGAGGCAGTATTCAAGACGTTTTAGAGATTTCATATATAAAGCATTTCAAGAAGATGGATAG